One Camelina sativa cultivar DH55 chromosome 3, Cs, whole genome shotgun sequence genomic window carries:
- the LOC109130943 gene encoding glutathione S-transferase U28-like, with translation NETWTEAASFLPTDPHSRATPRFWADFADKTISFDGGRKILGNKIGEEQDKGVKEFLERLKVLENELGDKSYFGGETFGYVDIALVTFYSWFYRLEECGDFSVEAACPKIVAWGKRCVERKSVADSLSESEKIYQQVLKLRQIFGVEQNECSKH, from the exons aatgagACGTGGACAGAGGCTGCCTCTTTCTTGCCCACTGATCCTCATTCTAGAGCCACTCCAAGGTTCTGGGCTGACTTCGCTGATAAAACG ATATCATTTGATGGAGGAAGAAAGATTTTGGGAAACAAGATTGGAGAAGAACAAGACAAAGGCGTAAAAGAGTTTCTTGAGAGGTTGAAGGTTCTTGAAAATGAGCTTGGAGACAAATCTTACTTTGGAGGAGAGACTTTTGGTTATGTAGACATAGCTCTTGTCACTTTCTACAGTTGGTTCTACC GACTCGAGGAATGTGGTGACTTCTCTGTCGAAGCTGCATGTCCGAAGATCGTGGCTTGGGGAAAGAGATGCGTTGAACGAAAAAGTGTTGCTGATTCATTGTCTGAATCTGAGAAAATTTATCAACAAGTCCTTAAGCTCAGACAGATTTTTGGTGTTGAACAAAATGAATGCAGTAAACACTAA